The Polaribacter sp. KT25b genome contains the following window.
TTGAAGATCCTTCAATTAGACTTGACCCTATGATGACAGATGCTGATATGGCAATGAAAGTTGATCCTATTTATAGAGAAATTTGCGAAAAATTCAAAAATGATCATGCTTATTTTTCTGAAACTTTTGCACGTGCATGGTTTAAATTAACACATAGAGATATGGGACCTAAAGCTAGATATTTTGGACCAGAAACTCCTACAGAAGATTTAATTTGGCAAGACCCAATTCCTGTAGGGAACTCTAATTATGATGTAAACCTTGTAAAAGAAAAAATTGCGAATACAGATTTAAGTATTTCAGAAATGGTTTCTACAGCTTGGGATAGCGCAAGAACTTATAGAGGTTCTGATATGCGTGGTGGAGCAAACGGCGCTCGTATTCGTTTAGCCCCTCAAAAAGATTGGAAAGGAAATGAACCTGAAAGATTACAAAAAGTGCTTTCTATTTTAGAACCAATTGCTACAGAATTTAACATAAGTATTGCAGACACCATTGTTTTAGCTGGTAATATTGGAGTAGAAAAAGCCGCTAAAAATGCTGGTTTTGATATTACAGTTCCTTTTTCTGTAGGTCGTGGTGATGCTACTGATGAAATGACAGATGTAGATTCTTTTGATGTTTTAGAACCTTTAGCTGATGGATTTAGAAACTGGTTAAAACAAGAATATATTGTAAGTGCAGAAGAAATGATGTTAGACAAAACGCAACTATTAGGTTTAACCGCTCCAGAAATGACTGTTTTAATTGGAGGAATGCGTGTAATGGGAACAAATTATGAAGGCTCAAAACATGGTGTTTTTACTGATAATATTGGCGCATTAACGAACGATTTTTTCGTTAATTTAACTGATATGACATATAGTTGGAAACCTCTTGAAAATGGTTTATATGAAATTAGAGATCGCAAAACTAATGCTATTAAATGGTCTGCTACAAGTGTAGATTTAGTTTTTGGATCTAACTCAATATTACGCTCTTATGCAGAAGTTTACGCACAAGATGACAACAAAGAAAAGTTTGTAAAAGACTTTGTAAAAACTTGGGCAAAAGTGATGAACGCAGATCGTTTTGACATCAAATAAATGATACTAAACTAAAAAGGATAAGCTTTTATTACGAAAGCTTATCCTTTTAAAAATAAATTTTATGAATATTTTAAATACTTTTTTCGGTGCAATCCAAAATGTAAATATCAATTTAATAGAAACACTATTAAAAAAATTCCCAAGTTTAGCTAATTCAAAAGATCAAAGAGGGTTTAGCCCTTTAGTTTTTGCTACTTATTTTGATAAAAAAGAAATAGCAGAAACATTAATTAAACACAATGCTAATGTAAACCATAGAGATTCTAAAGGAAATACAGCTTTATTAGGTGTTGCCTTTAAAGGTAATGTAGAAATTGCAGAACTTTTATTAAATAATAACGCAGAAATAAACGCTCAAAATAAATTAGGTTATTCTGCGCTAATTTTTGCAACATTGTATAATCAACCTAAAATGGTAGAATTTTTAATAAAACAAAATGCAGATTTATCTCTAAAAGATATAGAAAATAAAACTGCATTAGATTATGCAAAAGCCAAAGATTTTAAAGAAATTATCACTTTATTAGAAACACAAGAAACTACTTACTTGCAAACAACTTAATATCATTTGCTGATACTTCTTTTTCTCCAAGAATTATCAAACGCTCTACAACATTTCTTAATTCACGAATATTTCCTGTCCAATCGTATTTTTGTAAAAGATTAATTGCTTCTGATGAAAATGCTTTTTTAGGAGTACCTTGTTCTTGTGATATTTTTGCCGTAAAAAAATCTACCAATAAAGGAATATCTTCTCGTCTATCATTTAACGCAGGAACATTTATTAAAATAACCGCTAATCTGTGATATAAATCCTCTCTAAAACGACCTTCTGCAATTTCTGTTTTTAAATCTTTATTAGTTGCAGCAACTACTCTAACATTTACTTTTATATCTTTATCAGAACCAACCCTAGAAATTCTACTTTCTTGCAAAGCACGTAATACTTTTGCTTGCGCAGATAAACTCATGTCACCAATTTCATCTAAGAAAATAGTTCCAGAATTTGCAGCTTCAAACTTACCAGCTCTGTCTTTATTTGCGCCCGTAAAAGAACCTTTAACGTGTCCAAAAAGTTCACTTTCTATTAATTCTGATGGAATGGCAGCACAATTAACTTCAATCATTGGGGCTTTAGAGCGATCTGATTTTTCATGCAACCAATGTGCTACTAATTCTTTTCCTGTTCCGTTTGGTCCAGTAATTAAAACTCTTGCATCAGTAGCTGCTACTTTTTCAATAATGTCTTTAATATGAGAAATGGCAGCACTTTCACCAATCATTTCGTAGTTTTTACTAACTTTTTTCTTTAAACGCTTATTTTCTACAACTAAAACTTTGTTTTCTAAAGCGTTTCTAACAGTATTTAAAAGTCTATTTAAATCTGGCGGTTTTGAGATGTAATCGAAAGCTCCTAAACGCATTGTATTTACAGCAGTGTCTAAATCTCCATGACCAGAAATCATAACAATTGGAATTTCTGATTTTATTTTTTTAGCTTTTTCTAACACTTCAACACCATCCATTTTTGGCATTTTAATATCACATAAAACTAAATCATAGTCGTTATTTTTTATCATTTCTAAACCCATTAATCCATCTTCTGCTTCTTCTACATTATAGGCTTCATTTTCTTCAGAAATTATTTTTTTAAGCACTCTTCTTATCGATGCTTCATCTTCTATTACTAATATCTTACTCATTCTCTTATTTTTCTAAGTTTTAATATTTTAAAGAAAAAAGTTGAAAAAAATCAACAATAAACTCTTATTATTTAAACCCAATTATTATCTTTTTCTTAAAAAAAATCTTATCATTTATTCTGATAAACGTGCACGTCTCTTTGTGGAAACGGAATAGATATATTATTTTTTTTGAATGCTTTATCAATTTCAAAACGAATATTACTTTGTGTAAATCTCACATCAAAACTATCTTTTAAAGTAAATGCTATTCTAAAACTTAAAGAACTATCAGCAAAATCTCTAAACAAAACCATTGGCGCTGGATTTTTTAAAACTGTAGGTTGCGATTTGGCGATATTTAGTAAAATTGTTTTTACCAATTCTACATCAGAACCATAAGCAACACCAACATCTACAGACTCTCTAGTTTCTGTTCCGTTTTCGGTCCAATTAAACAAAATATTTGTTAGATAAAGATGATTGGGAATTACCAAAACCTTATTATCTACAGTAACAGCTCTTGTTGTTCTTAAACGTATATCTAAAACCCTGCCAACTTTACCTTCGAGCTCAATTATATCGCCAACATGTACAGATTGATCTACCAATATAAAGATTCCAGAAATTATATCTTGAAAAAGTGTTTGCAATGCTAAACCAACACCTATTAAAAGAGCTGCAGATGCTGCAAAAACGGCAGTTACATTTACACCAGAAGTGTGCATAGCAATTAAAAAAATAATTAAATACAAAAACCATTTTAAATAACCAAAAACACTTACAAATTTAAGTTGGTCGTTTTTAGGCATTCTTTTAGTTACAAGACTTCTAATTAGTTTTAATAAAAAATTAGCAACGATTAAAGCAAAAACAACAAATATTAGACCTTTTACAGAAATACTTATTTCTTTACTAAAAGTAAAGGAATAATCTAAAATTGATGTTGCTTGATCTACAATATCATTTGCTACTTTTTCTATATTATCTTGCATTTAGCCTTTATATTTTAACCACTTATACAAATCTTTATAAGTTGGTTTTTTACCATACATTAAAATTCCTACTCTATAAATTTTAGCCGCTAACCAAACCATAAATATAAATGTTGCTAATAACAAAATCATAGAAATTGCTAGTTCATACCAAGATACGCCAAAAGGGACTCGCATTAACATTACAATAGGGCTTGTAAACGGAATATATGAAAATAATACAGCAATAGAGCCATGAGGATCATTAATAACCGTTGCAAAACCTACATAAACTCCTAAAATTAAAGGCAACATAATTGGTAACATAAATTGTTGCGTGTCTGTTTCATTATCAACTGCTGCACCAATTGCTGCAAAAAGTGAGCTATACAACATATATCCGCCTAAAAAATAAAAGATAAATAAGCAGAACATTTTTAAAAGTGGTAATCTTAATATTTCTTGAACTACCATTTGCATTTTATCAGATCCAGCAGCTTGTTTTGCTGCTTCTAATTGTTCTGCTGGTAATTTTGCAGTTTGCATCTCTACCATATCTACTCCAAAAATAGAAGATGCCACAGTTGCTATGATAAATAATAAAATCCCCCAAATAAAGAACTGTAATAAACCCGCAGAAGCATTTCCTAGAATTTTACCCAACATTAATTGAAAGGGTTTTACTGATGAAACAATTACTTCTATAATTCTACTTGTTTTTTCTTCAATAACACTTCTCATAACAGATGTACCGTAAATCATTACAAACATCATAAGCATATAACCAGCAAGTGCTCCTACTCCAATTTTTAAACCGTTTATTAATTTGGATGATTCTTCGCCAGAAAAATTATACATTTTAATATCAGATTGAATTTTGGAAGCATTAATTTGGTTGATATCAATTCCGAAATTATTTAATTTTTCATTTCTGATTTTCGTTTCAACTTTAGATTCTAAAGCATCCATAATAGACATTCCTGGTGAATCTTTAGAATAAAATTCGATGGACTTTGCTAAAACCTCTAAACTATCTTGTTTAGGAATAATAAGTGCTCCGTAATAATCGCCTTCTTCTACTTTTTTCTTTGTTTGATCAATTCCGAAAGATGTATAATCTTGATAATGGATTGTTTCTGAATCAGAAAAATCGTCTTTTGAAAACAATCCTGAATTATCTACATAAACAATTTCTTTAACTTTTTCGTCATTTTTTTTCATCAGGAAAAACACCAAAGCGCCCATACCAACCATTAATAACGGACTTAAAAATGTCATCATTATAAATGATTTATTACGCACTTTAGCAATAAACTCTCTATGAATTATTAGTGTTAACTTGCTCATTTTTCTAATTGTTCTTATTTACTGCTTGAATAAAAATATCGTTTGCACTTGGTATTAATTCAACAAAATGTTGCACTTGACCGCTATTTGTTAAAAATGATAATAACTCATTTGCAGAATTATTTTGCCCCAATTTTACATTTAAAGTTAATTCATTTCCTAACAATTTAAAATCCGCAGGAAAAACCTCAAAATTTTCTTTCAATTTTGCTTCAACTTCTTTTGGATTATCAGTATGTAAACCAACCTGAAAAGTGTTTGTTCTATATTGACGCTTAATATCTGATAATTTTCCGTCTAAAATTTTATTAGATTTATGGATCAATGCAATTTCATCACACATTTCTTCTACGGATTCCATTCTGTGTGTAGAAAAAATAATAGTTGCGCCTTCATCACGCAATTGTAAAATTTCTTTGGCAATTAATTGTGCGTTTATTGGATCAAATCCAGAAAAAGGTTCATCAAAAATTAATAATTTTGGATTATGCATTACAGTAACAATAAACTGCACTTTTTGCGCCATTCCTTTAGAAAGTTCCTCAATTTTTTTTCCCCACCAAGCAGAAATATCAAACTTATCAAACCAATATTTTAAACGTTTTTTTGCTTCCGATTTACTTAACCCTTTTAATTGTGCCAAATACAAAGCTTGCTCACCAACTTTCATAGATTTATACAAACCACGTTCTTCTGGTAAATAACCAATAACAGCTGTATGTTTTGGTGATAAAGGTTCGCCATCTAACAAAATAGAACCAGCATCTGGCATTGTAATTTGATTTATAATTCTAATTAAAGACGTTTTTCCCGCTCCATTAGGGCCTAATAATCCATAAACACTTCCTTTAGGAATATGAATAGAAACATCATTTAATGCTCTAAAATCTCCGTAATTTTTAGTAACATTATTTATTTCTAGCAAGTTTTTCATTGATTAAAGTCGATTTTATTTATGTTGATGAATTACAAATTTAGGTATTTTATAGATATTAGTTTAAAAAGTGTGGTTTTTGTTACACTCATATTCACTTTGTTTTATTTAAAAAAAATAATGGATTTAAAATTTAAACATCTTACTTCTAACTTCCTTAAAGATAAAAAGTCAAATTTTTTGTTAAAATTTACTATGCACGCATAACTTTTTTTAAATTTATTATGCATGCATAATAAATTTTTCTATCTTTGGAGGAATGGATAAAAATAAATCGATAGATCATCAACTCAGGGCAACTTGGCAAGCTGTTGCAAAAATGTATAACGAACAAGCGGCTAATTATGGTAGTACAATGGCCATTGCTTTTGTTTTATTAACTATTGATAAAGTAAACGGCACACCTTCTACAGCTTTAGGACCTTTAATGGGAATGGAACCTACAAGTCTTTCTAGAATTTTAAAATCTATGGAAGAAAAAGGAGCAATTTCTAGAGAAAAAAATCCTGATGATGGTAGAAGTGTAATTATCAAATTAACAGAGTATGGTTTCGAAATGCGTAAATTTTCTAAAAATCATGTGTACCAGTTTAATAATGTTGTAAGAGAATATGTTACAGAAAAAGAGCTAGACAGTTTTTTTAAAGTGACTTCTACCATAAATAAGTTAATTGCAGACAAAAAAATTTACGAATCTATTAACCAAGAAAATAAGAAGTAGAATAACAAACAATAAACAAATGACAAGAAGAATTAAAAAAGTAGCAATTATAGGATCTGGTATTATGGGTTCTGGTATTGCATGTCATTTTGCTAATATTGGTGTTGAAGTTCTTTTATTGGACATCGTTCCAAGAGAATTAAACGACAAAGAAAAAGCAAAAGGACTTACGTTAAAAGACAAAGTAGTTCGTAATCGTTTAGTAAATGATGCTTTAACGACTTCTTTAAAATCGAAACCCTCTCCTATTTATAGTCAAAAATTTGCAGAAAGAATTACAACTGGTAATTTAGAAGATGATATTGCAAAAGTTGCTGATGTAGATTGGATTATGGAAGTTGTTGTTGAACGATTAGACATTAAAAAAATCGTTTTTGAAAAACTAGAAAAATATAGAACTCCAGGAACTTTAATTACTTCTAATACTTCTGGAATTCCTATTAAGTTTATGAACGAAGGAAGAAGTGAAGACTTTCAAAAGCATTTTGCGGTAACTCACTTTTTTAATCCGCCAAGATATTTAAAACTTTTTGAAGTTGTTCCTGGACCAAATTGCAAACAAGAAGTTACAGACTTTTTAATGATGTATGGTGATAAATTTTTAGGTAAAACTTCTGTTTTAGCTAAAGATACTCCAGCATTTATTGGTAATAGAATCGGAATTTTTGGTATCATGAGTTTATTTCATGTTGTAAAAGAAATGGGCTTAACTATCGAAGAAGTAGATAAATTAACAGGACCAGTTATTGGTCGTCCAAAATCTGCAACTTTTAGAACTATTGATGTTGTTGGTTTAGATACACTTGTACACACTGCAAACGGTGTAAAAGACAATTGCCCAAATGATGAAGCTAAAGATCAATTTGTAATTCCTGATTTTGTAAACCACATGATGGAAAACAAAATGTTAGGTAGCAAAACTGGTCAAGGTTTTTATAAAATGACCAAAGATGCTAAAGGAAATAAAAACATTTTATCATTAGATTTAAATACTTTAGAATATAGAGAGAAAAAATCTGCAAAATTTGCAACTTTAGAACTTACGAAATCGATTGATAATGTTGTTGATAGATTTAAAGTTTTAGTTTCTGGAAAAGACAAAGCTGGTGAGTTTTATAGAAAAAGTTTCGCAGCAATGTTTGCGTATGTTCAAAACAGAATTCCAGAAATTTCTGATGAATTATACAGAATTGATGATGGTTTAAGAGCTGGTTTTGGCTGGGAACATGGACCTTTTCAAATTTGGGACGCAATTGGTGTTGAAAAAGGTGTAGAAATGATGAAAGCAGAAGGTCATGAAATTGCACCTTGGATTACTGAAATGTTAGCAAATGGACAAACTTCATTCTATAGTATAAAAGAAGGCGCAACATATTATTATGATATTCCTGCAAAAGCACAAGCTAAAAAACCAGGTCAAGATTCATTTATTATTTTAGATAATATTAGAAAATCAAACGAAGTTTGGAAAAACTCTGGAGCTGTAATTGAAGATTTAGGAGACGGAA
Protein-coding sequences here:
- a CDS encoding ankyrin repeat domain-containing protein: MNILNTFFGAIQNVNINLIETLLKKFPSLANSKDQRGFSPLVFATYFDKKEIAETLIKHNANVNHRDSKGNTALLGVAFKGNVEIAELLLNNNAEINAQNKLGYSALIFATLYNQPKMVEFLIKQNADLSLKDIENKTALDYAKAKDFKEIITLLETQETTYLQTT
- a CDS encoding sigma-54 dependent transcriptional regulator, translating into MSKILVIEDEASIRRVLKKIISEENEAYNVEEAEDGLMGLEMIKNNDYDLVLCDIKMPKMDGVEVLEKAKKIKSEIPIVMISGHGDLDTAVNTMRLGAFDYISKPPDLNRLLNTVRNALENKVLVVENKRLKKKVSKNYEMIGESAAISHIKDIIEKVAATDARVLITGPNGTGKELVAHWLHEKSDRSKAPMIEVNCAAIPSELIESELFGHVKGSFTGANKDRAGKFEAANSGTIFLDEIGDMSLSAQAKVLRALQESRISRVGSDKDIKVNVRVVAATNKDLKTEIAEGRFREDLYHRLAVILINVPALNDRREDIPLLVDFFTAKISQEQGTPKKAFSSEAINLLQKYDWTGNIRELRNVVERLIILGEKEVSANDIKLFASK
- a CDS encoding mechanosensitive ion channel family protein — protein: MQDNIEKVANDIVDQATSILDYSFTFSKEISISVKGLIFVVFALIVANFLLKLIRSLVTKRMPKNDQLKFVSVFGYLKWFLYLIIFLIAMHTSGVNVTAVFAASAALLIGVGLALQTLFQDIISGIFILVDQSVHVGDIIELEGKVGRVLDIRLRTTRAVTVDNKVLVIPNHLYLTNILFNWTENGTETRESVDVGVAYGSDVELVKTILLNIAKSQPTVLKNPAPMVLFRDFADSSLSFRIAFTLKDSFDVRFTQSNIRFEIDKAFKKNNISIPFPQRDVHVYQNK
- a CDS encoding ABC transporter permease, coding for MSKLTLIIHREFIAKVRNKSFIMMTFLSPLLMVGMGALVFFLMKKNDEKVKEIVYVDNSGLFSKDDFSDSETIHYQDYTSFGIDQTKKKVEEGDYYGALIIPKQDSLEVLAKSIEFYSKDSPGMSIMDALESKVETKIRNEKLNNFGIDINQINASKIQSDIKMYNFSGEESSKLINGLKIGVGALAGYMLMMFVMIYGTSVMRSVIEEKTSRIIEVIVSSVKPFQLMLGKILGNASAGLLQFFIWGILLFIIATVASSIFGVDMVEMQTAKLPAEQLEAAKQAAGSDKMQMVVQEILRLPLLKMFCLFIFYFLGGYMLYSSLFAAIGAAVDNETDTQQFMLPIMLPLILGVYVGFATVINDPHGSIAVLFSYIPFTSPIVMLMRVPFGVSWYELAISMILLLATFIFMVWLAAKIYRVGILMYGKKPTYKDLYKWLKYKG
- a CDS encoding ABC transporter ATP-binding protein, yielding MKNLLEINNVTKNYGDFRALNDVSIHIPKGSVYGLLGPNGAGKTSLIRIINQITMPDAGSILLDGEPLSPKHTAVIGYLPEERGLYKSMKVGEQALYLAQLKGLSKSEAKKRLKYWFDKFDISAWWGKKIEELSKGMAQKVQFIVTVMHNPKLLIFDEPFSGFDPINAQLIAKEILQLRDEGATIIFSTHRMESVEEMCDEIALIHKSNKILDGKLSDIKRQYRTNTFQVGLHTDNPKEVEAKLKENFEVFPADFKLLGNELTLNVKLGQNNSANELLSFLTNSGQVQHFVELIPSANDIFIQAVNKNN
- a CDS encoding MarR family winged helix-turn-helix transcriptional regulator, with translation MDKNKSIDHQLRATWQAVAKMYNEQAANYGSTMAIAFVLLTIDKVNGTPSTALGPLMGMEPTSLSRILKSMEEKGAISREKNPDDGRSVIIKLTEYGFEMRKFSKNHVYQFNNVVREYVTEKELDSFFKVTSTINKLIADKKIYESINQENKK
- a CDS encoding 3-hydroxyacyl-CoA dehydrogenase/enoyl-CoA hydratase family protein, whose product is MTRRIKKVAIIGSGIMGSGIACHFANIGVEVLLLDIVPRELNDKEKAKGLTLKDKVVRNRLVNDALTTSLKSKPSPIYSQKFAERITTGNLEDDIAKVADVDWIMEVVVERLDIKKIVFEKLEKYRTPGTLITSNTSGIPIKFMNEGRSEDFQKHFAVTHFFNPPRYLKLFEVVPGPNCKQEVTDFLMMYGDKFLGKTSVLAKDTPAFIGNRIGIFGIMSLFHVVKEMGLTIEEVDKLTGPVIGRPKSATFRTIDVVGLDTLVHTANGVKDNCPNDEAKDQFVIPDFVNHMMENKMLGSKTGQGFYKMTKDAKGNKNILSLDLNTLEYREKKSAKFATLELTKSIDNVVDRFKVLVSGKDKAGEFYRKSFAAMFAYVQNRIPEISDELYRIDDGLRAGFGWEHGPFQIWDAIGVEKGVEMMKAEGHEIAPWITEMLANGQTSFYSIKEGATYYYDIPAKAQAKKPGQDSFIILDNIRKSNEVWKNSGAVIEDLGDGILNLEFQSKMNTIGGDVLAAVNKAIDLAEKNYQGLVVGNQAANFSVGANIGMIFMMAAEQEYDELNMAIKYFQDTMMRMRYSAIPTISAPHGMALGGGCEISLHADKVVAAAETYMGLVEFGVGVIPGGGGSKEMALRASDLFHKGDVQLNVLQENFLTIGMAKVATSAYEAFDLGLLQKGKDVVVVNKDRQIAQAKKHAVLMAEAGYTQPVKRDDVLVLGKQALGMFLVGTDSMEDSKYISAHDQKIANKLAYVMAGGDLSEPTKVTEQYLLDLEREAFLSLCTERKTLERIQHMLKTGKPLRN